ACCTTGACGAGGCCATCGGCTTCGCGGAGATCTTCGACCTGTCCCTGTCCAACCTGGTCGGCCCGCCCACGCTGGCCGCTGGCCCGGCCCTGGAGCTGATCGACGCGGTGATCGCCACCAACGCGACCGCCCAGCGCGCCCAGCACGCCTACAGGCGCGCCACCGATGAACTGGCCGCCTACCTCGCCGAGCACCCAGAGATCCGCGAGGAGGCCGACGTGATGGTCAGCAACGCCATCGCCGAGAACACCATGAAGATCAACCAGGAGCAGTTCGGCCCGCCACCCGGCCGGTAGCCGCCGACCGCTCCAGACGCCGCCCTGGGCCCGCAAACCCCCAGACCGCGGCTCTACTGCCTGTCCCGTCCCTGAACGACACACCGGCCCGGCTATCAGGGGGTTGCCGCCCCC
This genomic window from Streptomyces sp. NBC_01351 contains:
- a CDS encoding helix-turn-helix domain-containing protein, coding for MAQDDHQEHDEEAPEGVLLRGEDNVATRIKVERDKRGWSTTLVSDLLNEAGYEMNPSAVWRIENRKRRINLDEAIGFAEIFDLSLSNLVGPPTLAAGPALELIDAVIATNATAQRAQHAYRRATDELAAYLAEHPEIREEADVMVSNAIAENTMKINQEQFGPPPGR